In the Rhinatrema bivittatum chromosome 6, aRhiBiv1.1, whole genome shotgun sequence genome, one interval contains:
- the LOC115094182 gene encoding nucleoside diphosphate kinase B, which translates to MAGHKERTFIAVKPDGVQRGLIGSIVERFEQKGFHLVGMKFLQASEELLKQHYSELKDRPFYPGLVKYMSSGPVVAMVWEGLNVVKTGRVMLGETNPADSRPGTIRGDFCIQVGRNVVHGSDSVESAKREIGLWFKPEELVVYSSCAHDWLYGTN; encoded by the exons ATGGCAGGTCACAAGGAGCGCACCTTCATCGCTGTCAAACCAGATGGGGTGCAACGCGGATTAATTGGGAGCATCGTGGAGCGCTTTGAGCAGAAAGGGTTCCACCTTGTGGGGATGAAGTTCCTGCAG gcATCTGAGGAACTCTTGAAGCAACACTATAGTGAGCTGAAGGACCGGCCCTTTTACCCTGGGTTGGTGAAATACATGAGCTCGGGACCTGTTGTGGCCATG GTTTGGGAAGGGTTAAACGTGGTAAAGACCGGCAGGGTAATGTTGGGCGAAACCAATCCTGCTGACTCCCGTCCTGGCACCATCCGTGGAGACTTCTGCATCCAAGTGGGCAG GAATGTTGTCCATGGCAGTGACTCTGTGGAGAGTGCCAAGAGAGAGATTGGACTATGGTTCAAGCCAGAGGAATTGGTGGTGTATTCCAGCTGTGCCCATGACTGGCTCTATGGGACTAATTAA